GTGTTCAGGAACAATAGGTACAAATACAACACAAGGTCATTGCTAGTGTTCTTTATCTACTTgtgaaaacatttgtcaaaGAAAAACTAGTATTGCTTAAGTTTTCCTAAATGGGAGCATAACTGCCTACTGAGCTGAGctactttttaaacttttaccAACATAAGAGAGACATGAGTTGGTCTCAGTCGACTACGTACTGTTTCACATGTCtgtcaaaggtgtgtgtgttattgtttgcTAATTGTTTGGCCTGAAGATTGTCTGGATGGATGTTTGGTTTGAGCGCAAAATATAAGCTGTGAGTAATTTAATTCcacaaatatttgatatttgcaCCAGCCTTTATAAACCCATATTTGATATATcttaatttcacacacacacacacacactaagtggTGAAACCTCACTGTCAGcctcttgtctcttgtctcgCCACAACCACAGCAAACCACAAAAGGCATTAGAGTtctctactgactgactgactgactgccttACTGTACATGTGACTGTCTGAcagacagagcacacacacacacacacacacacacacacacacacacacacacacacacacacacacacacacacacacacacacacacacacacacacacacacacacacacacacacacacacacacacacacacacacaggctaacaGACATTCCCAATCAGAGtagccaccaccaccacccacctcATGTAGGCCATCATGGTGGCTTAATGAAGGACAGATCCCCACCGTCGCAGACCGAGAGTGGTTAGGGTTACACTTTCTGCAGAGGGGGAGCGGACTGGAACCAACGTAAGTCAAAGATATtgcaggagagagagcaagagagttggagcagggggggggggggcagtatGATATTGAtagagacagaaggagggaaaaagctTGTGCCATGTGGTCTGCATTTCACTGTAATCCCTGTTCTAGCCCGGTGTTCCTGCCTCTGTTCCCTCTTCAGCCCAAAACCAATCAGGCGGTCGCTGAAACCTGAGTGGCTGCTCTGGTTCTTTCCAAAACCAGACTACCAGGTTCTCATCGCCGCAGGAAACACATCCATTTATCTTTGCTTGATATGCCGTACGCAGTGAAATATGGTGCATAAATTATGTTTATAGGTGTCAGGGGTGCAGGGAAGGACCTCGGGGTGTAATGtaccgcacacacacatacacacacacacaaagcgcTGCATGATGCACACTGTGGCCACATAATAACGCAGCTGAAAGACACGGGAAATGGACgattttattgaaatatgtgtatgtctgtcagcagggctgcgtgtgtgtgtgtgtctcagggctGGTGGTGGAACAGGATCTGCTGTCTTTCACTTtccatctttctgtcctctcatgttccttcttttcttctgggcaacattgtttttgtggcattctttctctccctctctcacccacacacacaaacacacacacacacacacacacacacacacacacacaacatgcagtTTCTTTTGAAAGAAGTGATGACAGTCATTTTTGACACAGCATATATTCCGTATTAACATACATTCATAGGCAGTATAGTCTTCTTCAGTGTATAAGTCTTTACAGATCTACAGTATGTCTCTACAATGATAGCACGTTATTATAGGAAAGCTTGGCTTTATGGTGGTGGTACAAGACAACAACAGAGTCCTGACAGTGGCAtgggaaactgtgtgtgtgtgtgtgtgtgtgtgcgtgtgtgttagaGGAACAAGGAAAGTTGAACATGTGGTCGGATGTTTGTTGCTGTGGGGCGAGGGCTCTATGTGCGCTTGGAGAGAAAGTGCTTCAGTCATCATGCATGGCGAACATGCTGGGGAACCCTCTGGCAGACCCctttgtgtatgcatgtgtttacattgtgtgtgtttgctggtgaGTCTCTGTGTTTTAACTCGTGTTTTTATGTAAACCCACTAGCATTTGGCAGATGGCGACGCGCAGAAGCAGGCGGAGCTCAACATCAACCCAAATGACCACGCACCATTTTCTGAAATGGTGACAAATCATCCTAAATCTGATCTGCTGCACGTTTCGCTAGAAGGTTTCTGGTTTCTGGTTGCAGGTAGCAGCTGTGGACGAATACAGATGCCGTTTTGGAGCAGTGTCGGCTCATGCCCGTCACCTGCCAGTGCTACGGGCCTACAAAGAAGACAGGAAGGAGCTGACAGTGGCTTTCACCTGTCCATCAACATCCTCCCtctgacaggaagagagagtgaatgtgtgagtggAGCAGCATCAGGGCATTGCAGGGGGTAAAATAAACGACTCAACAGCAACTGAACCTCAGCGCGACACAGCCGTGCACACTCAGGAAGCGAATCCCAGAAAGTCCGTCTGCGGTGCGTCCCTCTCTGCTGTTCAAGTCCGTCCTCTGACAGACTCGCTGTCTCCCTTTTTGACATCCAGCATTCCAAGTGAGTccccaaagcagcagcagcaagaacaGAGGGCAAACAACCCTCCTCTTGACCCCACCCCACCCCGACCCCGTAACCCCACCCACCCATCTGCCTACCCATGGGTCCAGTTTGTCCCTTATTATCTCCACTTATCTGTCCTCTCCTTCTAGGTCCACCCCGTCAATCTCCTCAGTCTCAACAAATAAGTTAAACATTACAAAAATTAAAAGCCTCAATGACAAAGCAAATATGAGAGTGAGGGAGGCAGAAAGTTAAAGACGCTCTCTACTTGAGAAGAAACAAACTGCCTCTGTAGCTTTGTAGGAAGTCCCATGCATAATCTACTGATATCCATTACGGTGGCATAAAATGAACAGATGACATTTGACCTCTCATCCACTCAGTCTGTGTCCGTTGACCAGTAGTAGGGGGGTGGGGTGGTTTCAAGCAGGAGAAGCGAGAGCTTCACAAGTCCTCCGTGCTCCCTCTTGGCAATGGAGCGGGAGTGTGGGGCGTTTGTTTAGTTCATCAGCAGTGCCCTCTGTGCCCCCTACTCCAATCACCGGCAAGTGTGCATCTCCACCATTTTGCGGCACTGTTTGCATTTGACATAACAGCACCAGTGGAACTTACAGCTGCACCtgtccaccacctccacctcctgcgTCTGGAAGCCGCGGCCACAGCACATCAGCTCGCAGCCATCGATGGCCTTTGAGGTTCTGTTACACTGGCGGCCCACCGTGCCCAGCATACCCGGCGTGCGCGGGTCATAGTCGCAGAAATCCGGACTGGGGTCCAGGTAGACCAGATCTTCATCTGTGTGAGGTTTGAACTGGGAGTTTCGAGGGACCAGGACTTTGGTGGTGCCCACCTTGCGCTGCTCCACCTCTGTGGCGCCGTCAAACTTCTCCTTGATGACGTTGCCCACTTTGCGGAACGGCGGCATGGCCTTCCAGCACGTCTTCACCTCGCAGGAGCCTGACACACCGTGACATTTGCACTCCACACGCATGTGGGACAGGATGGCCTGCAGAGACGAAACGCTTTGGTCAACAGACAAATCCAGAAATGATGCAATGACATGACAAACATGAGGACTTAGAGGAGGATTGGGATTTGATTTTGACTTGACTGCTGGAGACCTCAGTGCCTAAAGACTTGCCTTGGACTTGGATTTCTCTTGATTGAATTAGGACTTGGCTTGGACCTGTCTCATATCACTTGAATTGCCAGCGACAGAGGCTTCACGCAGCAACCTATGCCATCGTCAAACTAGCAAAAACTTCTCTACTTTAGAAAATATCTTAAAAGACGGAGCCCCAGGAAACGTCACTGTGAGCCTTTTCTTCTCTGaaattgttttatgttttcctgCAATACATTTTGCATCCCCTCAGAGAGTGTTTTGCATTTCCACTCATCCCCAGGGAGAGCTGAGCTGTATTATGATATCGTATGATGGTATGATATAGCACCTTCAGCTGTGGCTGGTCTGTACAGCTAAATAGATAATTGGAAGAACTAGCTGAAATATAACGTATTGCAAGGGAACAAGGTAACACAAAAGCTTCTTCTACTAAAAGAAGTGCCGTGCTTTACTAAAGGGCTAATTCTGACTTTATTCTGACGAAGGCAGCGAGTTACCTTCCTGCCAGCCTCATTGTTGTGCAGGTTCATGAGAGCCCGACTGGAGGACTGGCCTTTACTCCTCTCCCTCACGTCCACAAAGGACTGAGAAAAGGCCACTCCGTACGCAATGTTATCGCTGCAGCCCGACCACTGGAACCCTACGGCAGAGACAGGAGGTGGTTATCTGTGTGTCATCGCCCTTTAAACACTGGATTAATGCTACGCTGGCACGCTATTCTCAGTATTGCTGTATAATGTGTGGTATTGATATTGTAAAAACAGTGAAGGTTTATACACATGGAGATAAGATGTCATAAACAGTGTGCTACCAATGACATCTGCCTGGTCAAATACTTTGTATTCAAAATGATTGCATTAAAATGTACTAGATCAGGTGGtccttctgtttcctctgtgtgcatgtgtgtgtgtgtgtgtgtgtgtgtgtgtgtgaaagagagagagggagacctACCCTCTGGACTGACTCCATGTACATTGTGGTCGCAGCCACATTTTTCCAGCTCCCCACTGCTACAGGCCCTTGTGACCGCAAACGCCACACTGGCTGCTGAGATGGCATACACAAAGGCTGCCTCACGGGtgcctaacacacacacacacacacacacacacacagtcatattaTTGTTTTATGAAAAGACCCTCTCATTCTGAATGGCAAAAGAACAGTGTGTAAACAGATAAAGAGTTTATTTAAGTCCGAGAAAATGTTAACATGCAGGAGTTGGTTAGCCAGCAAGCtcaaaaatgtcagaataatTTAAAGTGGCGTAAAATAATCCACATAGAAACAACAGGGTTGATTTGATGACACAGTTATGAAGAGATGTCAAAGATATTTAGATATAACAGTTGACTGATAAACAGTGTGTGAGTtcatatctgatgctgctcatgtggggattcttcattttgaattcctgaatcgttgggtctcttaattaaagactttggtctgagctgctctttatggaaagcgccttgagataacgctgatatgaattggcgctacttaaataaagattgattgattgactgagtGCCAGTCAGCTGCAGTGCTGTCGGTCACATCTGGGCCTCCTCTGTGCCTAGGTGCCTGCAGGGACATCATCTTACCCTGGGTGACCACCTTGCCAAACACAGGCATGGTCTCCAGAGTGGAGCAGTTCCATCGACGGTTGCGAAACTGAAACTGGCACTCGTCTATAGCCAGCTGGGCTCCACGACGCACCGCATCCATCACCTCCACACTGCGCTTACAGATCTGGACCTGGAGAAACACACAGGAGCTATTGTCAGCCACAGGCACAGGGCGCAAAGAAGTAAAAAAGGATTTGCACAAGTAAATCAATTACTTTTACACAGTTTGAATGTCAAATCTTCACAAATGTAGGTATGTTGTTTATGTTGCTGTTCGCATTGGTTGGAAATTTGTGTCTGAACAAAAGTGCTTCTACTTTTTGACAGGAGCCTCCACAGGCACCGGATGGGTCCCTCATGGTCATCATGTAGCTGCTGTGGAGGTGTGTCCACAGAGTTAGGATATCTAAGTCACTGTTGTCAGTAGGCAGAGGTGTGTACCTGTCTCTGGATGAGGCCTCGTAACCTCTCACACGTCTCCTCATCCCTGATGCTTCCCACTGACGACAGCTTGGCCAGGTacctgaaagagaaaaacacacacacacacacacaacaggaagAGGTGAGATACAAGCAAGATAGAGGCTGCacatcacctccaccacagcGTCACTTTGGTGCAATTACTGCCACAGTTAATGTTCCCCTTTGAGCCCAGGACGGCAGCATTCAGGTGAAGCAGAGCTCGTGCTCGCAGCGTTGGTTCCCATGATGTTGTGGGAATGTTTTGGATAAATGTCTGCTTGTGAGGACACTGAGAGGAGGGAAAGTGGCTTATCATACACACCACCTCCAGGCCAGACAGGTCAGGGAGATATAgtgcgtacacacacagacacacacacacacacacacacacaccatctaaGATGTATGAGAAAATGGCATCAGTCTGGATGCCCTGACCCTCACACATCCACCTCACCTCACTTCACCGTCATATCTCCGTCCCAGCTCCTTACAGAAATAGGTTTTCTCATGTGCTGGCAGTGAGTCTCCTGCATAACACAGTCCTTCTTCAAACACTGGACAAAAAGATGGATCGCTCTAAAACACTTCACTGTAAAAAGTACAACTGTTTCGtaattttttagattttgtttttacaaaataacAGTAGATGAAATAATTtgatagatttttttattcacacacacacacacacacacgttgtcAGCTGAACTGTAGCACTCTTCTGCTATGAAGGAATGAATCCAGTATTTTCATACAGTGGACAGAGTTTCAATATCAAAATGCCAAATTCCAACATAATTAACTTTTAGGCTGTCATTCTCTACGAgtagacatgtttttttcttcctcaagCTTGTTCCCAAGACCACACATACCTCCGTAAAGCCCTGCTAGCTCGTTTCAATCAGCCTGTGGCAAACATCCAGATCTCAGGCAATCCTGCTGTCACATTATTGAATAAATGGACAACACAAACTTGTGCTACCAATGTTTCACACCATCCTGATTATTTAGTTCGTTATGTATTGATCAGCTGCTGTCTTATCTCCTTCAACAGCTTGGTGGTAAAAGGTATCTAAATACTACAAGCTTAGCACTAGCGCACTATGTTTGGTACTGTTTGTAGATGTGGTAGTATAATTAGTACATCATCCTTCCAGAGGTCAAacagctcctcctctcccttcacCCTCTCATCGACCGCTCTCAACAGTTCAgattatctctctgtctctttgatggctttcttcttctctttccctccagaCAGTGTCAGCGTTTAGCACTCATCGCTGTGATAACCCCGCTCTCGGCCACTCCACCACATCTCAGCCACGTCCGCTCACGTCCACCCTCAGGGCTGACCTCACTGTCTCATAAGGGTGACTCATCAAACACCACAATCCTTCATCCTAAGGCGACATATCTTTATGCCGTGAACCCCAAACATTTTGCTATAATAGATATTTCATTATCAGAAATGAGTTCAGTTGCTAGGGAGTCACTTGTAGGGGAGCAAAAGATGACGAGCTACAGTCGGTTATCCacctcagcagacagacatgtaGCACCTAAGGAGCACGATAtgtttctcaggagttggtggagactaatagagaagaaacacagcaaatgaatgctaatgttgttgCTTTTCAACCACTTCTTCTCTTCCACAACATCTTACTAAATTATTAAGGTGATAACTGAGTGTCAGTTTGTTGCCTAAACATATGAATGTAGCTTCTGTTTGCGATTCAGCGCTAAAACATGTGTAATAATGGAATTTGAAAGGTAAAGTGAGGAAGCtaatatggattttttttttaaatagaatgaAGTCAAATGTTTTATAATGTACAGATCTGTTTTTATGCTTCAAGGAGGTTAGGTTTAAAGACATCAGCATTATCCATCACAAGCTGCTGTGTATTCAGCTGAGGACGggtgtgtgttattgtttctGAAGTCTTTTGGAAAAGAAAGGATGCGTTAGTTCTTCTTCTGTAAGCTACACACTATCGCTTTCACAAACctggatgaaataaaatgctCTTGTCACTGAAGTACTTCAGGTAAgatatgaaaacacaccaatCAGTCAGTggatctttatttatatagcaccaatcAATAACTAATGTtctctcaagacactttccataaagagcaggtctagaccaaactctttaattaaaagtaatttCACCATGAAGGACACTGATATGAAAATGTGATAAGAACagttcctctgtctgtcctccagctctctggGAGAATATTTCTCCTCTCAAATCTATGggtcctgcccccccccctcccgccGTGGATCAAGTCCAACTCAGCTCTGTCCCGCTCTGATTTGCTCCATTCCAGTTGCGAGGCTTTCATCAAATTCACGTGTGGTGTTTGATCCCTCTTTGTTGTCTAGCGTAGCCTTGGGCAGGGCACTACATTTGGGTCGAGCATCAGACGGTGATAAAGAAAAGCCGTGGAGAGAATACAAGAGGACGACTGAGACCTGCCCGTCTGCCAcgcagcacactcacacacacacacacacacacacaccgacagctGGACGGCATCCCACTGGCCTGACATTCACCCTGgaaacatttaataaacacTGGATAAGCTGTTGTTCAGGTGATTTTCTggccgtgtgtttgtgtgtgtgtgtgtgtgtgtgtgtgtgtgtgtgtgtgtgtgtgtgtgtgtatccacgCGTGGGAAAAGTTGAGCGCCGGCCTTGGGccggtgtgtgtgagtgttttcagcCATGTCTCACATTATCTGTTCAGTTTCTCAGAGACGAGGTTAGCTCAGCGAGGAGGCAGAGGAGTCGGCCTGTAGCAggacagacccacacacacactcacacacactcacacactcacacacatagacacacaaacaaacacacactttgcacaGCTGTCCTTATCAGGACGTTGGACTGGCTTCAATTCATTGTGGACGGCCGAACCCAAACCCCAGCCTGACCTCCGTTCACACCTTaatcccaaaccttaaccataagACATTTTTTCCTCCTTAGGACAGAGCTTTGGTCCCCATGAGCACTACTGGTCCTCACAAGGCTGGTGTTTATACGGGTAATGGTCCCaataaggaaagaaaaacacacacacacacacacacacacacggcatcATCCCACATCTCATCGtcattcctctccctctcttccctccgtctctctggcCTCTATCGGGTTGCGTGCCTAAATCCCAGGGGCCTAAGCCCAGTGGAGCCAGTGGTGTTGTGAAGGCTGCGATGCGTAATTCAACACAAACACGCAGCAGCCTGCGAACGCACCGCAGTCCAGGTGGAATGCTCCATACCTCCCACCCGGAGCCCCCCACGGCCTCATGGGaggctgaaactgaaaataagaGATAATTCTGGACAGAGCAGACGCAGGTTGTTATCTGGAGACAGGAAATAAAGGTtggcaaaaaaaatgcagaatagCACacagaagtcttttttttattttcctgcatCATAAATATGACTCATAGCCTTTTACATGAAAGAAGCTGGtgtgattaaaataaacaatttttagTCAACATATTCTAGTTGATTGACATAAATTTACTTTTATCCAGCAGCAATGTGACTTCAGTGgtgttgatcttctcatctaactcttagCAGGGAGCCAAAATGTCCATTTCTCAAGCTAACCGGTCAGATGTTTGCTGGTTTCGGCTTCCTAAATGTGAGGATTGTTGCAGATTGTTGGTTGATTTTAGACGAACTAACTCTGGGCTGTTGTTAGACTAAACAAGCAATTATCAGAATTAGCTGCATTtggcagaaagagggagaattCTGCCGATTTGTTCAGTTGaaacaaaactctttttttttctttctattttaatcaaaatgtccCATTTTTAACCCTCCTTTCACCTGCCTCCCTCGGTGCAGTGCTTTTAATCACTATTTTCGTGCACCATAGAATATTTATTGGCAAGACAGAGTCTTTCTATCAAGTGTAAGGTCAGATACAGTGAGTGAGCTGACAGGACCGGAGAGCTGAGGGACATACAGGGAGGAAGGGGTCACATCTGCATGACAGTCGTTTGCTTTAGTAAActtctcagacacacacacacacacacacacacacacacacacacacacacacacacacacacacacacatacagaatgacacagactgcagcacacactctgcacctccatcatctctaatgtgtatttatatgaaaatatccTCATGTTTGCCTTTCCAGCACTGAGCACACAGCAGAGGTACACAGTGACAGGTAAATATAGCATGAATGGGAAATGCAAGGAGGAGAGCTGCAAGAAAGAGTCTAAGAAGCTTCTCTCCCACTGTGGTGCTGTGCCCTGGTCTTAGGAGAGCGGACAGATCTGATGGCAACGCTGCAACGAGGCACCGTGAAGAGAGCAGACTGCTGGAGGAACCCTTCCGCTCAGTACTGAGAGCAGGGAGGCGTCAGGCATGCAGGCAGACATCTGAATTGCTCGTAAAGACAAGTGTGACTGCGCTGTGACCTGAGCTAACCCTCCCTGTCCCCTCTGCAGTGGACACCTACAGTATGTAAGACATATAGTGACCTGTGGAGGGCACTATTCTCTCAGCTTACCCTCAGCCACCGTGCTACACTGAACCACAGTGTAGCACTaagccccccaccccctcgATCTGAACCTCCTGGTAGCTTTAGATGATCAGACTGCCCTGAACAGCCACGTGTCTGTTCACATTGATGCACCGGTCAGACCCCAAGATAGAAAAAAGCCTTTAAACCTGCAGAGAATTAATGCACACATTTGATTACAGCAGCTTCCGAGGGATTACTCCATGATGGCAGTGACTCGAACCAACAGCTAAGTCTGAATTTGGAAAATGGATCCCAACACCAAACATCTGCATTTCTAGAAACCAGACACAGGTGAAACACCTGAGTAATATCAGTAAATGTCTTAACATGCCACCTCGGTGAGGGATCGTCATACATGTCACATCCATCTAGGCAACCAAGAAAAGCTGATGACACCCAACACCTCCTGAGAAAGAATGAAACACAACGGGAGGAGTTTCACTGACAAGACGTTTTGTAAGTGTGACCGACTCTTAGCGTACGCTGACCTCTGAACCTGTCCAAAAGTCCGAATCATGAGCGTAGCACGTTTGTCTCTTCGGTTTAACAGCTGTTAACATTTAGAAGATTTATCTGCAAAAACATACAACCAACATATAGTCGATAGAGGGTGAGGACGTcacacacgtcacacacacaacctcagcTGCACAGTCCACTGTGGGGacactggaggagctgcagatcTAACCAAGTGGAATCATCTTAGATTTAGATTCATAATCTACATTTTTAGTATAAATGGATTATCTGGTGTTTTCTGAGGAAGATCCTTTGAAGTAAACGTCACTTGCCCTGTCCTGATAAGTAACTTTGTCTATATTTGAGTTATTGATGATGAGTCTTTCTGATCTTTTATCATGATTTTATGAGGTATGATGAGACAGCCTGACTTATCTAAAGGTGCACAGTGGTAGGTAGTGGAATATAGTATTCATAACTATCCTTTCAGCGGTGCATAATTAATGAAACTAAGAATGAGCCCCTCACATCTGCATAAGGAGCAGGTCTTCTTACATGGAGCCCGCTACTTTTCATCGTCATGTTTCTACGGTGGCCCAGAACGGACAAACAGGGTGCATGGTGTTTTTACATTCAAGTGGCGGCTTAAATTTGGTGGCATGAAGATGACGAAGAAGAAACAAGAGAAATTCCATTTTGTGATGTGACAAATGAAGAATTGTACATGTTATTTAGCTCGAGGGAAAGCAGTGGAGTCGGAGTCAGTTTTTAGTGGCGCTGAATGAGCCGTATGATCATCatgttgtttgtgctgctgttaaaCTGTACTGCTGTTTATCTGCACACTGAGCTGTTCCCCCATTGATAGAAATGATAGAAGCACCAGTCAAACAGTTTTAACCTACATGTAAGTAGAATTTGTTGCAGGCTGCATCACTGGTAGCGAGGTGTGCTGAATAACCAGACAGCTGAGACAACTGAATGTAAGGATGAGGAGAAGACCTGCTGTTGTCTCATATTAGGAGTGACCTCCAGTAACTTCAGGACCCATTCCATCCTAGTGCAGAGGTTGTTGTGCATGATTGTG
This region of Pempheris klunzingeri isolate RE-2024b chromosome 2, fPemKlu1.hap1, whole genome shotgun sequence genomic DNA includes:
- the wnt4 gene encoding protein Wnt-4a; this encodes MTEEYVLRCVLMLCCALLSANASNWLYLAKLSSVGSIRDEETCERLRGLIQRQVQICKRSVEVMDAVRRGAQLAIDECQFQFRNRRWNCSTLETMPVFGKVVTQGTREAAFVYAISAASVAFAVTRACSSGELEKCGCDHNVHGVSPEGFQWSGCSDNIAYGVAFSQSFVDVRERSKGQSSSRALMNLHNNEAGRKAILSHMRVECKCHGVSGSCEVKTCWKAMPPFRKVGNVIKEKFDGATEVEQRKVGTTKVLVPRNSQFKPHTDEDLVYLDPSPDFCDYDPRTPGMLGTVGRQCNRTSKAIDGCELMCCGRGFQTQEVEVVDRCSCKFHWCCYVKCKQCRKMVEMHTCR